A portion of the Microbulbifer agarilyticus genome contains these proteins:
- a CDS encoding TIM-barrel domain-containing protein, with amino-acid sequence MTTALAAALQPAFADTARSYQEHKLFDDKLVIETTDSQVTLTPLNSGALEVHYQREGMKQLPSFARAHQQLQQDVQAELNVSTEALRYSLGDITAVIHKSPFAIEYLHNGKPLLSEEHGFFANQTMRGFRFNLTDDEKLIGGGQRVLGMDRRGHRLPLYNKAHYGYSTESEQMYFSMPAVMSSNKYVLLFDNSATGTMDLGASEESVMQFEAVGGRSAYIVVAGENYPKLIENYVDVTGRQPMPPRWALGNFASRFGYRSEQEVRETIQAFRDEDFPVDALVLDLFWFGPDIKGHMGNLAWDKENFPQPVEMMAELKEQGIKTILVTEPFVLSTSERWDEAVASNALAKNLAGKPKQFDFYFGNTGLIDVFSEDGRDWFWNIYQDLKAQGVSGWWGDLGEPEVHPSDTVHAIGMADEIHNAFGHRWAQMLFENEKANNPDERPFIMMRAGFPGSQRYGMIPWTGDVSRGWGGLQPQVELSLQMGLLGFAYTHSDLGGFADGERFERTPYIRWLQYGTFQPVYRPHAQEKIAPEPVFHDRKTRRITRDFIKLRYRLLPYNYTLAFENSQTGMPLMRPLFFENENNLELMDNKSAYLWGNDFLVAPVMEDTRKVSVELPGGIWFDYWNDNQYGGDKAEIKVSLETIPVLVRAGAFIPTVADMKNTQEYTSEYLRLDYYAHESVQQSSGTVYEDDGETADAFAKGQYEKLLFSGERNEAGIDFTFTREGDGYTGAPESRNVELVLHNVTLPAAIQQGDQTIALVKREKDLTENTAWYNKREKTLHVKFPWSGASQSLSVAQ; translated from the coding sequence CTGGCGCACTGGAAGTGCACTACCAGCGCGAGGGCATGAAGCAGCTGCCCTCCTTCGCACGCGCACACCAGCAACTGCAGCAAGATGTGCAGGCGGAACTGAATGTTTCCACCGAAGCGCTGCGTTATTCCCTTGGCGACATCACCGCGGTGATTCACAAGTCGCCGTTTGCGATCGAATACCTGCACAACGGCAAGCCACTGCTGAGTGAAGAGCACGGTTTCTTCGCCAACCAGACCATGCGCGGCTTCCGCTTTAACTTGACCGACGATGAGAAACTGATTGGTGGCGGCCAGCGCGTACTGGGTATGGACCGCCGCGGCCATCGTCTGCCGCTGTACAACAAGGCGCATTACGGCTACTCCACCGAATCCGAGCAGATGTACTTCTCCATGCCGGCGGTGATGAGCAGCAACAAATACGTACTGCTGTTCGACAACAGCGCCACCGGCACCATGGACCTCGGCGCCAGCGAAGAAAGCGTCATGCAGTTTGAAGCCGTGGGTGGGCGTAGCGCCTACATCGTGGTGGCGGGTGAAAACTACCCCAAGCTGATCGAAAACTACGTGGACGTTACCGGCCGCCAGCCAATGCCGCCGCGCTGGGCGCTGGGCAACTTCGCCTCGCGCTTCGGTTACCGCTCAGAGCAGGAAGTACGTGAAACGATTCAAGCCTTCCGCGACGAAGATTTTCCGGTAGACGCGCTGGTACTCGACCTGTTCTGGTTTGGCCCAGACATCAAAGGCCACATGGGCAACCTGGCGTGGGACAAAGAAAACTTCCCGCAGCCGGTCGAGATGATGGCGGAGCTGAAAGAACAGGGCATTAAAACCATTCTGGTTACCGAGCCGTTTGTTCTCTCCACCTCTGAACGTTGGGATGAGGCGGTTGCCAGCAATGCACTGGCGAAGAACCTCGCCGGCAAGCCCAAGCAGTTTGACTTTTACTTCGGCAACACCGGCCTGATCGACGTCTTCTCCGAAGACGGCCGCGATTGGTTCTGGAATATCTACCAAGACCTGAAAGCACAGGGCGTTTCTGGCTGGTGGGGCGATCTGGGCGAACCAGAAGTACACCCGTCAGACACCGTGCACGCGATCGGCATGGCCGATGAAATCCACAACGCCTTCGGCCACCGCTGGGCGCAGATGCTGTTCGAAAACGAAAAAGCCAACAACCCGGACGAGCGCCCCTTCATTATGATGCGCGCCGGTTTCCCGGGCTCCCAACGCTACGGCATGATTCCGTGGACCGGCGACGTGTCCCGTGGCTGGGGCGGCCTGCAGCCGCAGGTTGAGCTGTCCCTGCAAATGGGCCTGCTCGGTTTTGCCTACACCCATTCCGACCTGGGTGGCTTTGCCGATGGCGAGCGCTTTGAGCGCACCCCGTATATTCGCTGGCTGCAGTACGGCACCTTCCAGCCGGTATACCGCCCACACGCGCAGGAAAAAATTGCGCCGGAGCCGGTATTCCACGACCGCAAGACCCGCCGGATTACCCGCGATTTTATCAAGCTGCGTTACCGCCTGCTGCCGTACAACTACACCCTGGCGTTTGAAAACAGCCAGACCGGTATGCCACTGATGCGCCCTCTGTTCTTCGAGAACGAAAACAATCTCGAGCTGATGGACAACAAAAGTGCCTACCTGTGGGGTAACGACTTCCTGGTGGCGCCGGTGATGGAAGATACCCGCAAGGTATCCGTAGAACTGCCGGGCGGAATCTGGTTCGACTACTGGAACGACAATCAGTACGGCGGCGACAAGGCTGAGATCAAGGTGAGCCTGGAAACCATCCCGGTACTGGTGCGCGCCGGTGCGTTCATCCCCACTGTGGCGGATATGAAAAATACCCAGGAATACACCAGCGAATACCTGCGCCTGGACTACTACGCGCACGAGTCAGTGCAACAGTCCTCCGGCACCGTATACGAAGACGATGGTGAGACCGCCGATGCCTTCGCCAAGGGCCAGTACGAAAAACTGCTGTTCAGTGGCGAGCGCAACGAAGCCGGTATCGACTTCACATTTACCCGTGAAGGTGACGGCTACACCGGCGCTCCAGAAAGCCGCAATGTAGAGCTGGTACTGCACAACGTAACCCTGCCCGCTGCCATCCAACAGGGCGACCAGACCATTGCCCTGGTGAAGCGGGAAAAAGATTTGACCGAGAACACCGCCTGGTACAACAAGCGTGAAAAGACCCTGCACGTGAAGTTCCCGTGGAGTGGCGCAAGCCAGTCACTGTCGGTTGCCCAGTAA
- a CDS encoding alpha-amylase family glycosyl hydrolase has protein sequence MKKFIQLVLASSVAAATLSGCGAKMEEVESAQTQSSTEVAPEATIEAPVEAMSGKPVIYQVMTRLFGNTNATNKPWGTIEENGVGKFSDFTPKALEEIRDLGADYIWYTGALHHAVVRDYTEFGIANDDPDVVKGRAGSPYAIKDYYSVNPDLANDPSKRLEEFKALLERSHAAGLKVIIDIVPNHVARNYQSLDKPEGVIDFGADDDSSVAYARDNNFYYVPGEPFQVPVATDGYQPLNGETHDLVDGTFEEVPAKWTGNGSRAPQPEQGDWYETVKINFGVRPDGSYDFAQLPAGYAEKDFRAHAAFWAEQEIPDSWKKFRQITDYWLAFGVDGFRYDMSGMVPVEFWSYLNSSIKMQKADALLLAEIYQPKLYRDYIHLGKMDYLYDKVGTYDAIRAVMEGKAGTDPLVEIQESLSGIEANMLRFMENHDEQRIASPEFAGNPQAGIPAMVVSATVSGAPTLIYFGQELGEPGDGDAGFGKTSRTTIFDYWSVPSIRRWHNDGQFNSEQLAEGEQSLRDFYRTLLTFSSQSDALSGEYQDLHRYNREQGENYSDKLYSFARWAGDDRLLVVANFAGSDSAVNLALPSDLIKQWQLAPGKYTLTNQLQEGTAELVVADDLSASAALTAPQLSGQILKLEH, from the coding sequence ATGAAAAAATTTATTCAGCTCGTACTCGCCTCTTCCGTCGCAGCGGCCACTCTGAGTGGCTGCGGTGCCAAAATGGAAGAAGTAGAAAGCGCTCAAACCCAGTCCAGCACTGAGGTTGCGCCAGAAGCTACGATAGAAGCACCGGTAGAAGCTATGTCCGGCAAGCCGGTAATCTATCAGGTGATGACTCGCCTGTTCGGAAACACCAATGCCACCAACAAACCTTGGGGCACCATTGAAGAAAATGGCGTGGGCAAGTTCAGCGACTTCACTCCCAAGGCGCTGGAAGAAATTCGCGATCTGGGTGCGGACTACATCTGGTACACCGGTGCACTGCACCACGCGGTGGTCCGCGACTACACCGAATTCGGCATCGCCAATGACGACCCGGATGTGGTGAAAGGCCGTGCCGGCTCCCCCTACGCGATCAAGGATTACTACTCGGTAAACCCGGACCTCGCCAACGACCCGAGCAAGCGCCTGGAAGAATTCAAAGCGCTACTGGAACGCTCTCACGCCGCTGGCCTCAAGGTCATCATTGATATCGTACCCAACCACGTTGCGCGTAATTACCAGTCTCTGGACAAGCCGGAAGGTGTTATCGACTTCGGTGCGGACGACGACAGCAGCGTAGCCTACGCGCGCGACAACAATTTCTACTATGTGCCCGGCGAGCCTTTCCAGGTACCGGTGGCCACCGACGGCTACCAGCCGCTTAACGGTGAAACCCACGATCTGGTCGATGGCACGTTTGAAGAAGTACCGGCCAAGTGGACCGGCAACGGCAGCCGCGCCCCGCAACCTGAGCAGGGCGACTGGTACGAAACCGTGAAGATCAACTTCGGTGTGCGCCCGGACGGCAGCTACGATTTCGCGCAACTGCCAGCAGGCTATGCCGAGAAAGATTTCCGTGCGCACGCGGCTTTCTGGGCGGAACAAGAAATTCCGGATAGCTGGAAGAAGTTCCGCCAGATCACCGATTACTGGCTCGCCTTCGGCGTCGACGGTTTCCGCTATGACATGTCCGGCATGGTGCCGGTGGAGTTCTGGAGCTACCTGAACTCCAGCATCAAAATGCAGAAAGCCGACGCGCTGCTGCTGGCGGAAATCTACCAGCCCAAGCTGTACCGGGATTACATCCACCTGGGCAAGATGGACTACCTGTATGACAAGGTAGGCACCTACGATGCCATTCGTGCGGTAATGGAAGGCAAGGCCGGCACCGATCCGCTGGTGGAGATTCAGGAAAGCCTGAGCGGTATTGAAGCCAATATGCTGCGCTTTATGGAAAACCACGACGAGCAGCGCATTGCCTCGCCGGAATTTGCCGGCAACCCGCAGGCAGGCATCCCCGCCATGGTAGTTTCCGCTACCGTGAGCGGTGCGCCGACGCTGATTTACTTCGGTCAGGAACTGGGCGAGCCGGGCGACGGCGACGCGGGCTTCGGCAAAACCAGCCGTACCACCATCTTCGACTACTGGTCTGTACCCAGCATCCGTCGCTGGCACAACGATGGCCAGTTCAACAGTGAGCAACTGGCCGAAGGCGAACAGTCCCTGCGCGACTTCTACCGCACCCTACTGACCTTCAGCAGCCAGAGCGACGCCCTCTCCGGTGAGTACCAGGACCTGCACCGCTACAACCGTGAGCAGGGTGAAAACTACTCCGACAAGCTGTACAGCTTTGCCCGTTGGGCCGGTGATGATCGCCTGCTGGTGGTTGCTAACTTCGCCGGTAGCGACAGCGCGGTGAACCTGGCTCTGCCGTCTGACCTGATCAAGCAGTGGCAACTGGCTCCGGGTAAGTACACCCTTACCAACCAGTTACAAGAAGGTACTGCGGAACTGGTGGTTGCCGACGACCTCAGCGCTTCCGCCGCCCTGACTGCGCCTCAGCTATCCGGTCAAATCCTCAAGCTCGAGCACTGA
- a CDS encoding DUF3014 domain-containing protein, translating into MGGTKEWLVAVLVAVAVIAGIYWFVIKEAHRPETPVAVPEAAPEVQPKVELEEPEPVIPPAPEPTPPKEEPRKLPALNDSDKEAANDLVSLSADGTLARWIVPDEVVRKWVAAVNTATKGDLMHKNRPFKNVDGKIAVKELEIRPDGQKVYVLSQENYQRYDAPVRLFAMVDTDTAVNLYQFWYPRLKQAYGELGLKNKNFHAALLAAIDQAMAAPEVDGPIKLIRPTVYYKFEDEKMEKMPGLHKLMIRIGPDNAARVKEKLTELKSALENMPSAQQ; encoded by the coding sequence ATGGGTGGAACCAAAGAGTGGCTGGTTGCCGTACTGGTGGCCGTGGCAGTCATTGCCGGTATTTACTGGTTTGTAATTAAAGAAGCCCACCGCCCCGAAACACCGGTGGCCGTGCCCGAGGCGGCACCCGAAGTTCAGCCCAAAGTAGAACTGGAAGAGCCAGAACCCGTAATCCCACCCGCGCCGGAACCCACCCCGCCCAAGGAAGAACCGCGCAAACTGCCCGCGCTAAACGATAGCGACAAAGAGGCCGCCAACGATCTCGTGAGCCTCTCGGCCGACGGCACACTCGCCCGCTGGATTGTGCCCGATGAAGTGGTGCGCAAATGGGTAGCCGCCGTAAACACGGCAACGAAGGGCGACCTGATGCACAAGAACCGTCCGTTTAAAAACGTGGACGGTAAAATTGCAGTAAAAGAATTGGAAATCCGCCCGGACGGACAAAAGGTGTATGTACTGTCGCAGGAAAACTACCAGCGCTACGACGCACCGGTGCGCCTGTTCGCCATGGTGGATACCGACACCGCGGTAAACCTGTATCAGTTCTGGTACCCACGCCTGAAGCAGGCGTATGGTGAACTCGGCCTTAAAAACAAAAACTTCCATGCGGCACTGCTCGCCGCCATCGATCAGGCAATGGCCGCACCGGAAGTCGACGGCCCGATTAAACTGATCCGTCCCACGGTGTATTACAAATTCGAAGACGAGAAAATGGAAAAGATGCCCGGCCTGCACAAGCTGATGATCCGCATTGGGCCGGACAACGCGGCACGCGTGAAAGAGAAACTGACCGAACTGAAAAGCGCATTGGAAAACATGCCTTCCGCGCAGCAGTAG